atgattaggagctaagggccccacgcGCACACttaattaaaaaacaaattcgaACTTTAGGCATGAATCTTTAAACAAATATATCACAATTTTTTCTTATATATACACATTATAATTCTTACTGAtcacatataaatttttatatcaCCACCAAAGGTGCAAAACCTTactaactttaaaaaaaaaatttacttatttgcttctaatttttttttaaaaaatctaattaatcacaaataaatttatatatcacCAACAAAACCTTACTAACTTTTTAAGTTGTCAGCAATTAGAAGCTACTACCAAAAGAGTAATAATTTGTGTTGAAAGGAACCAATTATTATCTACcctttttccaatttttttcttcaaaaaaacaaaattaaataaataaaattatatctaCCAATAGAAAAGTATGCctttttcttatatatatgtgtgtgtgtgtgtgtgtatatatatatatatataaataaataacgtGGCCCAAGTGTATGAAACACTTGCTTAAGAGGGTTAGTTATGGAATAGCAAACTAGTCGACACCTAATTAATTTTTTCGCCTTAgctattatttatttttcatttacaaGTGATGTTGACCTAATTAAACTTTCCGAAACCCACTTTTCATTTATTATGAATCTCGCCTTTTTTTTGCATATTTGCTACAATAGGTCGCAATATCATCGAGTAAAATTTGTGAGATATTACACGAATCGACAACATGTTGACAGAAATCACTTATGTTTGATTAGTTATAGGTTCATGCAGTTTGCATGAGTAAAAAACAGATAAAGTAAATGACATAAAAAATTagataaaaacataaaataatattaaaataaaaattatttttacataaaaatcaataaatttcaaCTCACAAATTAGTTCGTTGAACAAATACTCTTAACAATAACATTATCTGATAATGTGAGTGTGACGTGAATTATTCCGATTTCAACCGTAAAAGTTCACGGTCCGATACATATGgtgcaattttaattattgggctttaaaatcacaaaatttggtccactaaaagtaaaacaaagccCACAACCTGCGAAGCCGACCGTAGCACTGCCCATCCTAGCCCCGGACCACAGCCTTTCGCGACACCTGGCCCTGTCTCTGACCGCTCTCCGGCCTGCCATTACCTTCCAGGGGATCGGAAAACTAATTGTATAGAGACAGTGAGCGAGAAACTGGAAGATCTTGCTTCGTTCTTGGTTTTTTCGTCGAACCAACACCTTGGGAAATCGTTGGGGAACCTTCATAGGTCAATTTTTGAAATATCATCAGGCCTCGAAGAGGTAAATTGTTTTGCCCCTGTTTATTTTCCAGATTGCTTTCCAGTTTTTGACAAATTTTTGATGTTTTGCCTTAAAAAAAACTTTAGGTGCCTCTACGACCGATTAGTGACCTAGGAATGCATGTGAGACTTGTAGGGTTATATAATGTGGCGTTTACCAGCTGGAATAAGGCCGGAGTGGCCCATATGAGGGCTATATGCTGCGGGGAAACAGCAGCAAAACGGCTCTGTTTCAGGCCGGTTAAAGGGCCACAAACAGGTTGTGTTTGGTGTTGCAAAATTTGGTATTTAAGTGTAGAGTGAATACCCAGAAGCCTGACCGAAATAGTTTTTCTGATTAAGAAAGTCAAGCTTTCACTCCAGAAACCCCCGTCTTTGAGCTGGCCAAAAATAcctgatttttaatttttccagcCTTTTTGAGTTTCAAAATTATTGTTTTAGGTTTCTCAAGGTCGTGGTATATtgtaaattaattttcaaagttttagaGTTCTAATTATTGTTCTTCACACATGCGACTTGAATAATTAATTTCCTATACTCATTGATTATGAGATTTGTAGGTtattttaggtgatttttagATAGGGTGAgtgataataattatttaattataaattaaaataggaATCAGGTGGTTAAGTTTGAAAATGGGTAAATGATTTCCGTAACTGATAAATTTGTAGGAAAAAACCCAGAAATAGGATGGAGGAAGTAATTCACCTGTTGTTTTGTGAAAAACTGTAATGCATTTCCAATTTCTACGACCTACATAATTATCCAGGATGATTCAGTTTTTGATTTTGAGGAATGCTCAAAGTTGACCCCCTTAATGTTTCTTAGCCATTCGATTTCCTGCGAAACATCCTGGTAAGATGTCTGCGTGTTCAACTTCTGTGTCAACTGAAGTTCAACAGCCGAATCAACACGGTTCTCTTCCTACTCATGCCAACCTAGCCAAGAGTGCTGAAGACTGCCCTTTGCAACATCAGGAGGACATGAAAGATAACAAACAACGAGATGGCAACCATGCAGGGAATGTGGATGAATACGAGGATGAGGATGAGGATGTAGATTTTAATCCTTTCCTTAAAGAAACTCATTCTGTAGAAGTCTCTTCAAGCTTGAGTTCTGAACTTGAAGGCCTGGATACTGATGTTGCTGAGAGTGGGGAAAAAACTTCTGCTacctttttaaataattatgttaaTAAGCACCTAGAGACTGTTCATAACATTCATCCTATTGAAGCTGTAGAGCACGGTGAAGAGATTGTGATTAAAACTACTGTTTCTTCCGGAAAAGCATGTGGGAAAAGGTTTGACATAGCTTTTGAGAAAATTTCTCGAACAGAATGTGAATTGATTACTCAATCTGAGAGTGGATCTGTATGTTTCAAGGAAAATGGACTGGACAGCCTGAAAAATGTTACTGAAGATGTACATTTTGATAAACTTTCTATGGATGTGGACTCTGAAGATGCCATCTGCATGCGAACTAGGGCTCGGTATTCGCTTGCTAGTTTCACTCTTGATGAACTTGAGACATTCCTTCAGGAAACAGATGATGACGATGATCTCCAAAATGTCGATGATGAGGAAGAGTATAGAAAATTTCTTGCAGCTGTTCTTCAAGGAAGAGATGAGTCCCAGAATTTACGAGGGAACACTAATGCGGATGATGAGGACGAAGATAATGATGCTGACTTTGAGCTTGAGCTTGAAGAGGCACTGGAAAGTGACCCTGATGAAATAGAAGAAAGGCGCAAAAGTAGGCGAAATAGACGCCAAAGAGGTTCCCTTGAACGCAACAACAAATTTTCTGGGCAATTGGGTAGACCCTTACGACCCCTGTTACCTTTTGCACCTATGGGATCTTTTCCAGCCTTTGATGGGAAACATCTGATGAACAACATTTCTCCGCAACCCTGTATACTTCCAGTGAATAATTGCTTCACCAGCGGATTCACTCCACATCAGATAGGGCAGTTACATTGTCTGATTCATGAGCATTTGCAACTTCTTGTTCAGGTTTTCTCCCTCTGTGTTCTTGAGCCTGCTAAAGGCCATATTGCTCTTGAACTTAAGGAATTGATTTTAGATTTGCATAGAAAGTGTGATCAAGTATTGGCATGGAGGTCGCATCCATATCCCAGATTTTGCTTCCTTCCTCCATATATTCATCCATCGGTGCCAGAtgagtttcatgagatttcaacaTCACAGTGCGTCAATGAGAACGTAGAGTGTGAACGTAGCACAGGACGGCATTCTGATATCATTTCCCCCTCTAATGGAAGATGTAAACATATATCCAATGATCGGACAAACTCTTTCAGAACTGAGGAACATACATCTTGGGTGCCTTATATTTGTGGTCCCATACTGACTGTTATAGATGTAGCTCCTTTGAGATTAGTTGGAAACTACATTGATGATGTATATTCTGGTATGtactatattttatttttccaacCATTATTTGCTTCATGTTGTTTATTGCATTTTGCTTATTGCTCTATAAAATGTTTTACAGCTGTACGTACATATGAACGATATCAAATTGATCTTGGTTTTGAGATTCGCTTTGAAAAGGAACCATTGTTTCCTCTTTCTAATTCTTCTGTTTCCGCTGAAACTGATGGTCAAGGAGACATTAGATCCAACCCTCTGAATTCTAGTGCCACACATTCTTCATTAACCAGCTATAAAATGCCTAAAAAGACAATGGCTGCAACTCTAGTCGAAAAGGCAAAAAAGCAATCAGTTGCTCTTGTTCCCAAGGAGATTGCCAAATTAGCTCAGAGATTTTTTCCCTTGTTCAATCCAGCTCTTTATCCTCACAAGCCACCTCCTGCGCCCATTGCAAATCGGGTGCTTTTTACTGAGGCAGAGGATGAGTGAGTTTTATGCTTATCACTACATAGGGTGCTTATTTTGACTTCTGATTGGCAGCTTTGTTTATATCATGCTTGTAGCTCTGGGTTTCCATgccattttttcctttttcatcttGTTATTAATTGAATAaaggaaaattattttgattaatgtAATTTCAAGATCTATTATGAATATGTGGTCGTACGAAAAGATTTTTCATATGATGTGACAAACTCATTTCTGTCTatcttaaatatatttttaccaCATAGTGGACTCTCATAGTATAATTTACAAGTGTCAAACGAGAACTACAACATTTTCTTCCATTTCCTCTTTAGTATTGATCCCTCCTAGGGGTTTTTCATTTTTGAGGGATGATCCCTCCTAGTTAATTAATAGTCTAGTCTGTAGATGTCATAAAGTAGCATGGAATAACTGCCCACGACTTACAATGAGTAATTAAAATTAAGTATGGCATTTGATAATACCAGTATATAATCATGCTCAAACTTCTTGTGACTAAAATACTTACAAAATTTTCAGGTAACCGAAGTAGCAAAGAATTATCAGTACTTTGTTGGAGTACCTTAGAAAATGTTAGAACTTTTATTGTCAAAATATGTCGTGAAACTAAGATGCTGTAGACATTAAACTTCTCCTTCATTCATTTGAATATGTTTGATTAGGTACCTGTTACATGTTCGGTTAACATTCTAATTAGACGGTTGCTGATGTTGTTCGTCAACAATCCCTCCCCAATTCTAAATCATGCTTTATTTTTTGACACTTCACTATTTGCTTTAATATTGACTTGTTTGCAGGTTATTAGCCTTGGGATTGATGGAATATAATACCAACTGGAAGGCTATAAAGCAACGATTTCTTCCTTGCAAATCTAAGTATCAGGTGGCTCATTTTTAGTTCATGTCCCAGCATTGGACATGTTATACCGATATCAGCCCATCTTGTCATGCATATTAAATTCATGTGAATTATAAATTTCAATATTGTTATCTCCTGTCATATCTGTGAAGTTCTTTGGCAGAAAAATCATGCTTAATTAAGATGATAAATATGCTGTGTAAAGCAGATATTTGTTCGGCAGAAGAATCGTGCATCATCAAAAGCTCGAGAAAATCCAATCAAGGTTTACCTTTTATTCTGATCACTGGAAAAGTTACTTTGAATAGTGCATCTTGAAAAACTGAGTTTTGCATTACTTCTTGTAGGCTGTTCGGAGGATTAAAAACTCTCCCTTGACTTCTGAGGAGATAGCACGTGTTGAAGTGGTACAAACTTCTATCAATGAATGTATGGTTTAAAAATTTGATATAGTCACATTGATCTCAAATATGATTGGTAATTTAGGGATTGAAGAAGTTAAAACTCGACTGGATATCGATATGGAGATTTTTGGTTCCATATAGAGATCCTTCCTTACTTCCAAGACTGTGGCGCATTGCTTCTGGAACACAAAAGTCATATAAATCTGATGCAAATAAGAAGGCAAAAAGGCGATTGTATGAACTAAGAAGAAAAGAAGCTAAACATTTGGCTTCACTGTAGCATTCTTCATCTGAAAAAGAGGTGAGCACGTCTTTGAACTTGACCTCTGCTAAAATAAATCAGTGCTGCCAGTGGAATGGCCGTCTTGTATTTGTTATTAAGGTCGGAGGGCCAACATCCAGTCATGGTTGGAGTTCCCAATTCCTCATGCCTGGTTTAGTGGATGCATGTTGGGACTATTTTGGATATGTGTGACagattttatggattatttggaATAATGAACTATTCCTTCTTTGGTTTAGCTTCTACTAAACTTTTTTTGTTAATTAGCCATGATTGTCCAGAAACCTGGAGAACTTCAAATTATTTTCCAATGTGCCATGTTCGGCAAATTAGCTTGGTACGGTACATATTTGTGTAGGTCATCTCTGTTTAAGACATTTTTGACATCACTAATTGATAGACTTTGAAAACTGTAGGCAAATATATATGGCATATACAGgagaaaatttgatattttgtgGTTCTCAGTTGTTTTTTCCATAGGATAACTTCAGTTTTGCTGTGGCACCTTGAGATGTGTTGGTGACTGATTATCAGAGGTTGATTGTTGATTGAATTCTCAAGTTTCAGGGCAGTAGCACTGATGCTGTCGAAGAAACTATAAGTGGAGACATTCGCATGGACATTGAGGATGAAGCATATGTCCATGAGGCATTTTTTGAAGGTTGGAGGCCAGATAATGATATTTCTTTGAACTATTCAATTCACAAGCTTTCTCAGGACCGGGCTTCTCAAGCCAATCAGCAGAATGATAATTCTGGTTCTGCCTCTTTAAGGTACCCCAAGTCATAACAATCTTATTTTTATTTGCTCGACACATGATATGCTTCTCGTTGATCTAAATCAGTGTAATTCTTGCTTTTCCTGAAGGCCATCCAAGCCTCAAGTAATTTTGCGTCCCTATCGAGCTCGTAGATCAAATAGTGCACGCTTAGTTAAATTAGCTCCTGATTTACCTCCAGTAAATCTTCCGCCATCTGTTCGGGTAATGTCGCAATCAGCTTTCCAAAGCTCCCAGGTAGCAATTCCCGTAAAGTTCTCTGGAAATTATTCTAGATGTGATGGTAAGATGGCAAATGGAGTTCCAGAGGTTGGTGTCCTCAAAAAATCAGGGGTAGATTGATTATTCAGTGAAATCTGGACAGATTATGAAATCTTTTACGAAAGTTACTACTTCTAATCAGCAATCAAAACATTCTGACAAATGTGTAGCAGATGAGAGAGGTGATTCAGATCTTCAAATGCATCCTCTGTTATTCCAGCCACCTCAAGATGGTCGTTTGCCTTACTATCCCCTGAACTGCAGTACCGGCCCCTCCAGTTCTTTCACTTTCTTTCAGGGAAATCAAACACAACTAGATCTCAATCTTTTTCATAATCCGCGCCATATAAGAGACGCAGTTAATTTTCTTAGCAAGTCATCATTACCTCCCAAAAAAAATTCATCATCAAGCAGTGTCGACTTTCATCCACTTCTGCAAGATACTGATGCTGTATCCATAGCCGCACTTCCTGTTAGCAAGCCCTCTCTTAAAGGTAGAAAAATCTCTAGCCCCAGTGGAATGGGTAATGAACTAGACTTGGATATTCACTTAAATTTTGCATCCACAAATCAGGAAACTGTTGAAAGTGGAAATGTGACTCAACATGGTTCGGACAGATCAGTGCGTGCTTCAGTATCTAGAACTAAAGAATCTAAGGCTGCAAAATATCTAAGAAAAGTGAACTGTTCTACTCCCACTGGAATCAGTGATAAGCTTCACTCGAGTGACCATTTGCTGGTTACATCCAGGAACAGACAAAGTAGGAAAGTAGGTGATAGCATGCATGATGGATCCCTTCCTGAAATCGTAATGGAACAGGAAGAGCTGAGTGACTCCGAGGAAGAATTTGGGGAAAATGTAGAGTTTGAATGTGAGGAGATGGCTGACTCAGAAGGTGAAAATACGTCCGACTCTGAACCGTTTGTCAATACATCAAATGAGGTCAGATTATTGTTGCTGTCCGCCTCCTGTTGCGCACATTTTTTAGGGTCAACTCTTTTGCTGATCTACGATTTTCTCCCTCGAATCTTATCTCCTAGATTAATTGTTTACATTTTTATTTGTTCTCTCTCTTTTCCCCCATTGTGCTTGTCTGCCATTTGCGTAAAAAAATCATGGTGCTTAATTAAAAATCCTGTGTTGCTTCATCTTCTTGTTTTTGTTATTGGAACATAGGCCCGATGCTGGGTTTATTATTTTTGGGTATCCAATTTCATCAGGATGAAATGCTTTTCTTCATACTGATTGTGTTGCTTTGGCTTAAGGTCGAGTAAATCATCACTGTTGATGATTGCCTAAATTCTGTTGGTTTTATGTACACAGCATCTTTTATTTGATCATGTGTCTGGTTCGCCCTTTCGGAAAATTGTTCCTACAAGTGAGAATACCACTTTTCtagtttcatatttaatttatttcaacTGCTGTGAATTGCTTTCAGGAAATGCCGGCAGATGGAATGGATGCAACTATTAATGATGGCCATTTAATCAATTCTGAAGATGACTGTGTAGTTGATGCATGTACGACTGATAATATGAAACCAAGTGTTTTTGCTTTGAATCTGAATTCCTGTCCTCCAGTTTCGCAGCACTCAAACCATGGCAATGATGTGGCTAAATATGATTTTGGGCCATTTGGTGAAATGCAAATTCTTTTATATTCGAAAAGACCCGAGACACACATGAAATCGGAGTCCAGCTTTGTTCAGAAGCACGCAATGAATGCACGACAGCATACCACTCCAGGTTGCGGAGACCCTTTGCCTAGACAACAAAGAAAAAGTGCTCTTAAAATGACTTCTGATTTAGGCATTACTGCCTCTGGGCCAGGGCAACCAAGCATTGACATGGATgtagaaaaattagaaaatgATGAATTTAGTTCATGACAGCTTACGCAGGAACTAAtattgaatttattgtcatgattGAGTAATGGTTTAGAAGCCATTAATACAATAGATTGCTCTTTCTCTTTGCATATCTTGAGTGATATCACGACTTCATTTACCTAGGTAGCATCCGTTTACCTGGGCATGACATAGTGGTAAAACATTAAGAGGATAATGTGAGTGCCACAAGCTCAAATCCCAGCAGGGGATGATAACTAAAATGAGAGTCGGCTCCAAGTTATATAGGCTATGATTGCATCTGGATTCAGTGGAATTGTAGAATTCATAGCTTACACCAAAATTCATCTTTCACAATGCATGGCTCATATGGAAAGGTGGCTTTGCCTGGAATTCCTGCTTTTTGTTATCAGAATCCAAGATTTGGATGAGATGGCTTACATTCAACAATCCATTGGTAGAGAACCTATGTTTCTGATTGGCAGCCATGGCCTGTGACTGATTCTTCCTTGACTTTGTCTAGTGGAATGGTGTTCCTCCATCTCGGAATCAGAATATGTGATCTCACTTGATCTGTTTACCCACTTGAGGACAATGGCTCTCATAAACACAGATACCGAATAAGAACTATGACGGTTGGCAGCAAGGCAGGCAAGTGGATTGGTTGTTTCCCTGTCAAGTAGCACATTGCGAAGGATGTACCACAATGTCTGTTAAAGCATATTACCTTTGCGAATAACGAGAAAAAACCTGTAAGTGACAGAAGGGATGTGCAAGAGGTTAAATCCTCGAAACATTTAAAGTTCATCTCGTAAACAGTGCattggatttttatttttaggagGATTTCCAGGAGAATTCTGGACAAGAAATTCAACCAACAGCAGTCTCAGAAGGAAAACTAACTGAAGAGAAATTCAAGGTAACCGCACTTGGGGATGTCAAGTCTTACAGCTCATTTTAAGTGGCCTAGATTTAAACATGCAGGCTCACTGTAGCAAActtcatgtattttttttagTCAATCACACACAAGCTAAAATCATTATGTTCTCACTGTTATAACTCAAGTCTGTTCTGAACATTCCTGATTCATTTCTTTTGTTCTATGCTCCCTCTCTGTAGCCTCTATTTTCGGCAATAGATTTTGCTACATCATTTGCATGAGTTCTGCTTGCTTGCTGATCTTTCACAAGTGTGATTGCTTTCTTTGTGAGTCAAAATAGCTTATTGAAATTGTCGACAACAACCTAACATAATCGATAGCAATTAGCTACAGTTTAATTTTATCATATCTTAACATTCAGGATCCTACACATACATGGTTATTGACAGAATGGGCGAATTATTTTTCGATCGAATATCAGATTTGTTTTCGAGGGTTTTTCATGGAGCTTAAACACGCAATCCTTTGATTGGAAGCTTGCACTTCATACATATTTATCCGAACTTCATGCATTCAAAGAACTAGAGCAGGGGATGAGGAAACTAGCAGCTAAATCAGCGCCATAATTATGATATCTTGTTTTGGCAGCAGCTGCATTGGCGCTTTATTTTCATATGATGTCTTCCGGAAATCGAAGGGTAAAGGAATTTAAAGTAACGTTTGCCTTTGTAGGGGATGTGGATTATGAAATCAAGTAAAAGATTTATACCCTTTCTTACCTCTTCTTTTTACACTTTCTTTACTTAACATGTAACAGGACTGTTGCAAAACTGACCGTGTAGTCGTTGGCGGCAAGGAACTGAGGCTTGGAATTGGCATTTCAAATGCTGTTGTCCGAAATGTGAATGAACTCTGCAAAACCATACTAGTTATTATAACACTACTAATTAACACTAGTAAAAACCATTCCCAGTTAGTCTGTAATTGCATCGTGTTATTATTGTCAGTAGCAATGCAAGCATGCTTTTGATGACAAAGCAGAGAATTTGTTTGCCACGGCATATATAATGTAATTGCCTTACTGTTTGCATAATATTTGAGATTTGCGGGCGTGCCAGGTGCGAAGTTGCACCAACTTGtgtgaaaataataaaatctaaCTTTTAAATGTTCAAGCGACGTGAATTCTAAATTCGACCGTCAATTATAGTCTCCTAAAACAAATGCAATgccaaaataaagaaaactttTGTGAATCTGACATGATTTTGAATTTACAAAATTGTAGGAATTCATCAAaacttgaaaaatataataacttGTTGCTGAAATCTAAAATGAGAAGATGTTTAGCAGAGAGCTTTTGCAGATTTTGAGCGTGTTGAGTTGTGTTTTTTTCTCTGTACCCGATTGTCTCCTTTTCTTCCTAGCAACTGGCCGATTCACTCCCCTCCCCCATCATCCATGTTCCCCGCTTTTCACGCCACGATCTCAACCTCCCCTCCCATGATCTTTTACCTTTTCAGCGCTTCATGATcagtttttgaaaattaatccGCTGCACTTTATGGACttctaattaatttttaattgaattgagcttctaattaaataattaaattgggcttctaattaaatttttttggccCAAACAATTGTCCCCCGCAAGCATTGGCCAATTGGGCCAAAATGCTAGTATGTAGGCCTGGTCCGATCCATTTATTTGCAGTGGCCCATAGTCATTTATCTGTGAATTTGATTTCTAGCATTGGGCCACTCATCAAAGCCCAATTCGTATATGGGTTTTAAATCATTGGGCTCCTTTTATTCATCCTCTGATTCAAATCGTCTATCTCGATCTCTTCCTTGCCTCTTCGTCAAATCGCTCCCCGCTTCTTCGTCCGATCGCTCCCCGCTGCTAGTGTGGACGCACGCCGCTTCGCTAGCCCCTTCTTTCACCGTCATCTCCTCCTCACTGCTGTCACTTGACATCTCTATATGGCTCAAAAATCGGCTTCGACGCCTCCACTGGAATTGAGCGTTGCGGGTGCTGGCTTCACCGTCGCCCAAGGCGAAGTTTCCGACGCCTCCACCGCTGGCTTCACCGTCGCCCAAGGACGTAGTATGGCCCAAGATCACATATCGGCGCTCCCTTCTGACTCCAACGTTGCGGGTGCCTCCTCTGCCTTCGCCACTGCTACCGCCACGCTGCCTGTGGCGTTCACCGGCTCAAATAGTGGCCCCAATTCGTTCGCCGTCATCTCTGGGTTATCTACAGGCGTATCTTCGTGTTTTAGCCAGCCTTTTTCCGCAAGAGCGAGTGCTCTTCTTGGCTCGCGTCAGAACTCAACGACGGCCATGGGTATTTTCCTCTTCCCTTTTCTTGAATTGTTACTCAGTGTTTCTTGGCTCCCCGAAAGTTGTCGATTCGCCTTGATTGAATTGaagtttcctttttctctttgTATGACTTTGTATCCGAGAAACCAAAGGATGGGCGATTGGTTTATCTGTGTAGTTGGGCTAACTCTTTTGACGCCGGGTTTTTGTGGGGAATTATGGATTTGTTATTATTAGGCCATTCATTAGCCTTTTCTTTGTAGGTGCGGTAGAGTGGCCATTGTTTGGCCCTGTAGTATACATCAGTAGCAATTGATTTTCTGAATATTTCTTGCGTAGATGCAGTGGTTTTCTTGTACACATCGATATGTCTATTTCTAACAGGTGATCATGGGTCAAATAATGGCCATGAGTTGGCCTCGGTTCTTCGGTACATTTGATATTCATGCcttgatgttttttttttgagcTTCCCGAACCACATGTACCTTTTAACTCATATGTGATCTTATGTGCTCTTACATGTTGCATCCACTCAAGACGATTCCCTCGTCCCTAACATTATGCATTGCACTTCAGTCAGGCCCCTTTTCCGCATACACATATATGCATTTGCACTTCAGTCGGACCCCTTTTCCGCATACACGTATATGCATTTGCATTTCAGTCGGACCCCTTTCC
This window of the Primulina tabacum isolate GXHZ01 chromosome 12, ASM2559414v2, whole genome shotgun sequence genome carries:
- the LOC142520236 gene encoding LOW QUALITY PROTEIN: uncharacterized protein LOC142520236 (The sequence of the model RefSeq protein was modified relative to this genomic sequence to represent the inferred CDS: deleted 1 base in 1 codon); this encodes MSACSTSVSTEVQQPNQHGSLPTHANLAKSAEDCPLQHQEDMKDNKQRDGNHAGNVDEYEDEDEDVDFNPFLKETHSVEVSSSLSSELEGLDTDVAESGEKTSATFLNNYVNKHLETVHNIHPIEAVEHGEEIVIKTTVSSGKACGKRFDIAFEKISRTECELITQSESGSVCFKENGLDSLKNVTEDVHFDKLSMDVDSEDAICMRTRARYSLASFTLDELETFLQETDDDDDLQNVDDEEEYRKFLAAVLQGRDESQNLRGNTNADDEDEDNDADFELELEEALESDPDEIEERRKSRRNRRQRGSLERNNKFSGQLGRPLRPLLPFAPMGSFPAFDGKHLMNNISPQPCILPVNNCFTSGFTPHQIGQLHCLIHEHLQLLVQVFSLCVLEPAKGHIALELKELILDLHRKCDQVLAWRSHPYPRFCFLPPYIHPSVPDEFHEISTSQCVNENVECERSTGRHSDIISPSNGRCKHISNDRTNSFRTEEHTSWVPYICGPILTVIDVAPLRLVGNYIDDVYSAVRTYERYQIDLGFEIRFEKEPLFPLSNSSVSAETDGQGDIRSNPLNSSATHSSLTSYKMPKKTMAATLVEKAKKQSVALVPKEIAKLAQRFFPLFNPALYPHKPPPAPIANRVLFTEAEDELLALGLMEYNTNWKAIKQRFLPCKSKYQIFVRQKNRASSKARENPIKAVRRIKNSPLTSEEIARVEVGLKKLKLDWISIWRFLVPYRDPSLLPRLWRIASGTQKSYKSDANKKAKRRLYELRRKEAKHLASLAASGMAVLYLLLRSEGQHPVMGSSTDAVEETISGDIRMDIEDEAYVHEAFFEGWRPDNDISLNYSIHKLSQDRASQANQQNDNSGSASLRPSKPQVILRPYRARRSNSARLVKLAPDLPPVNLPPSVRVMSQSAFQSSQVAIPVKFSGNYSRCDGKMANGVPEVGVLKKSGVDDYSVKSGQIMKSFTKVTTSNQQSKHSDKCVADERGDSDLQMHPLLFQPPQDGRLPYYPLNCSTGPSSSFTFFQGNQTQLDLNLFHNPRHIRDAVNFLSKSSLPPKKNSSSSSVDFHPLLQDTDAVSIAALPVSKPSLKGRKISSPSGMGNELDLDIHLNFASTNQETVESGNVTQHGSDRSVRASVSRTKESKAAKYLRKVNCSTPTGISDKLHSSDHLLVTSRNRQSRKVGDSMHDGSLPEIVMEQEELSDSEEEFGENVEFECEEMADSEGENTSDSEPFVNTSNEEMPADGMDATINDGHLINSEDDCVVDACTTDNMKPSVFALNLNSCPPVSQHSNHGNDVAKYDFGPFGEMQILLYSKRPETHMKSESSFVQKHAMNARQHTTPGCGDPLPRQQRKSALKMTSDLGITASGPGQPSIDMDVEKLENDEFSS